One part of the Lotus japonicus ecotype B-129 chromosome 2, LjGifu_v1.2 genome encodes these proteins:
- the LOC130736623 gene encoding protein MAIN-LIKE 2-like, producing the protein MSFGECTITLQDVALHLGLKIDGELVNEATSYKWYAVVQHLLIVAPPVNVIKWGLLRMNWLNPNFNNVEALAHLARAYIMCKIGGCLLGDHTDCHITLRYLPHLEELEESGTYSWGSIVLANLYWKMCKAINSTRI; encoded by the coding sequence ATGTCGTTTGGTGAATGCACCATCACTCTCCAAGATGTTGCATTACATCTTGGCCTGAAGATTGATGGAGAACTTGTCAACGAGGCAACGTCTTATAAATGGTATGCCGTCGTACAACACTTGTTGATAGTGGCTCCACCAGTCAATGTTATTAAATGGGGTTTATTGAGAATGAACTGGTTAAATCCTAACTTTAATAATGTAGAAGCATTGGCTCATTTGGCACGAGCATATATTATGTGCAAGATTGGAGGTTGCTTGTTAGGTGACCACACTGATTGTCATATTACGTTGAGATATCTTCCCCATCTAGAAGAACTTGAGGAGTCTGGAACATACAGTTGGGGTTCAATAGTACTTGCCAATTTATATTGGAAAATGTGCAAGGCAATCAACAGCACCCGCATATAG
- the LOC130736624 gene encoding uncharacterized protein LOC130736624: MASVFNDLANIDSSKVSWKILVKVVRLWSTRRFNGCKIPHAIELVLMVSKEGGVYSMSFLSPVVNSDDYKTTKYQYKVNFLYNTEVHPMNQNPINFSPFLFVHVRSILNHAIDVNYLVDVLGILTGVGNEKSYGSDRDSIKMNVIEKCSVLCLTRGMVPRQQKMKSYKMSSLELEEKIGRFDIVVVTVWCSLADLISFNAVAETTGV; the protein is encoded by the exons ATGGCTTCTGTGTTCAATGATCTTGCTAACATTGATAGTTCTAAAGTTTCATGGAAGATATTGGTTAAAGTAGTTCGTTTATGGTCTACAAGGCGTTTCAATGGTTGTAAGATCCCCCATGCTATTGAGCTAGTTCTTATGGTTTCGAag GAAGGTGGTGTTTACTCCATGTCTTTCTTGTCTCCTGTGGTTAATAGTGATGACTATAAGACTACAAAGTACCAGTACAAAGTTAATTTTCTCTACAACACTGAAGTTCATCCCATGAACCAGAACCctatcaattttagtcctttcTTATTTGTTCATGTCCGTTCCATTTTGAATCACGCTATTGATGTCAATTATTTAGTGG ATGTTCTTGGAATTCTTACTGGAGTTGGGAATGAAAAGTCTTATGGGAGTGATCGTgatagtattaagatgaatgtCATTGAGAAAT GCTCTGTTTTGTGTCTCACTCGTGGTATG GTACCAAGACAACAGAAAATGAAATCTTACAAGATGTCTTCGTTAGAGTTAGAGGAGAAGATTGGCCGATTTGATATTGTTGTTGTGACTGTATGGTGTAGCTTGGCCGATTTGATATCGTTTAATGCTGTTGCTGAAACTACTGGAGTTTGA